GTCTGTCACCAAATTCAGGATTGCGTGAAGGGGAGATGAGAATTGGTGAACAAACGATTATTGTGGAGCTTGCCTTAGATGGTTACTCGCAGGCAAAAGGCTTGATGTTTCGAGAATCAATGCCGGAAAACTCAGGCATGCTCTTTATGTTTTCTGAAACCCAGCCACTCTCATTTTGGATGAAAAACACGTTAATACCTTTAGATATTATCTATATTACAGAAGCGGGAGAAGTGGTAAATATCGCAACAGCGCAGCCGTGTAAGATTAAAAACTGCCCTTTATATCCATCGATCGCTCCTGCTAAATATGTCTTAGAGTTAAATGCCGGAAGAGCGGCTGAGCTTGGGCTTAAAGCTGGCGATAATATCAGTTGGTCGTGGTAAGAGAGAAGATTCTTCTCTTAGGATGTAATTAGTGTGGTGTTTTTAGAGTAATCATACTATAATGCCGGCATTAAATGCTGTCATCGCCATTGGCACTATTTATATTATTTTGGAGTTTTAAACTATGTTAACAGT
The nucleotide sequence above comes from Ignatzschineria rhizosphaerae. Encoded proteins:
- a CDS encoding DUF192 domain-containing protein; amino-acid sequence: MSFYQKLSASLMMGVMAIVGMAFANPITTMSADLESIQKAKGGVVKPSFGLSPNSGLREGEMRIGEQTIIVELALDGYSQAKGLMFRESMPENSGMLFMFSETQPLSFWMKNTLIPLDIIYITEAGEVVNIATAQPCKIKNCPLYPSIAPAKYVLELNAGRAAELGLKAGDNISWSW